From a single Brassica oleracea var. oleracea cultivar TO1000 chromosome C5, BOL, whole genome shotgun sequence genomic region:
- the LOC106292627 gene encoding high mobility group B protein 10-like — MSTVSPCSQLVQVVPDNHNNTGDSSGVKYEDLVRNSDIFLEHLRALLGLLGNELKVPTVGGSTLDLHRLFVEVTSRGGIAKVIKDKRWREVIGVFKFPNTITSASFVLRRYYFKFLFQMEQVYYLEQSASSMKSAEEVMESLSPNLEEGTDEPQIGAVGDGVLDGKFESGYLVTMKFGSQLLKGVLYHHVKRPQQAMGTPPSGMPPASQRRAKKKARLTTVVDSQKPKCHRSGYNFFFAEQYARLKPEYHGKERIITKMIGRMWGDLSESEKQVYQDKGVKDVERYRTEMLEYKSAHESGASASAAATMAQ; from the exons ATGTCGACAGTTTCACCCTGCTCGCAACTAGTTCAGGTGGTTCCGGACAACCACAACAACACTGGCGACTCCTCTGGGGTCAAGTACGAGGATCTTGTCCGCAACTCCGACATCTTCCTGGAGCATCTCAGAGCTCTCCTCGGATTGCTCGGGAACGAACTCAA GGTTCCTACGGTGGGAGGGAGCACTCTGGACCTGCACCGCCTTTTCGTGGAGGTTACCTCTCGTGGTGGGATTGCAAAG GTGATTAAGGATAAGAGATGGAGGGAAGTGATTGGTGTGTTCAAGTTTCCGAACACAATCACAAGTGCGTCGTTTGTGCTGAGGAGGTACTACTTCAAGTTCCTTTTTCAGATGGAGCAAGTGTATTACCTCGAGCAATCAGCTTCTTCCATGAAATCAGCAG AGGAAGTAATGGAGAGCCTCTCCCCAAACCTCGAGGAAG GCACTGATGAACCGCAAATTGGGGCTGTGGGAGACGGAGTGCTTGATGGGAAGTTCGAAAGTGGATACCTGGTGACGATGAAATTTGGTTCTCAATTACTAAAAGGAGTGCTTTACCATCATGTTAAAAGGCCCCAACAAGCCATGGGAACTCCACCTTCAGGCATGCCACCAGCATCGCAGCGCCGAGCTAAGAAGAAAGCAAGATTGACTACTGTTGTTGATTCCCAGAAGCCCAAATGCCACAGGAGTGGCTACAACTTCTTCTTCGCTGAGCAGTACGCTAGGCTCAAACCTGAGTACCATGGCAAAGAAAGGATCATCACCAAGATGATTGGACGCATGTGGGGTGATCTCTCCGAGTCTGAGAAACAG GTTTACCAAGACAAAGGAGTTAAGGATGTGGAGAGGTACAGGACTGAGATGCTGGAGTACAAGTCTGCCCATGAGTCTGGAGCTTCTGCTTCTGCAGCAGCCACCATGGCTCAGTAG
- the LOC106294038 gene encoding high mobility group B protein 10-like — MSTVSPSSQLVQVVPDNQNNTGDSSAEVNYEDLVQEAMESLSLEEGTDEPQIGDVVDGVIDGTTSEGGYLVTMKFGSQVLKGVLYHHAKRPQQAMGTPPSGMPPASQRRAKKKARETTEVDSKKPKFRRSGYNLFFSKKINFFFAEHARLKSKKQVYQDKGVTDGERYRTEIMLEYESAHESDGASASAAATMAQ; from the exons ATGTCAACAGTTTCACCCTCCTCGCAACTAGTTCAGGTGGTTCCAGACAACCAGAACAACACTGGCGACTCCTCTGCGGAGGTCAACTACGAAGATCTTGTCC AGGAAGCAATGGAGAGCTTGTCCCTCGAGGAAG GCACTGATGAACCGCAGATTGGGGATGTGGTAGACGGAGTCATTGATGGGACGACGTCCGAAGGTGGATACCTGGTGACAATGAAATTCGGTTCTCAAGTGCTGAAAGGAGTGCTTTACCATCATGCTAAAAGGCCCCAACAAGCCATGGGAACACCACCTTCAGGCATGCCACCAGCATCACAGCGCCGAGCTAAGAAGAAAGCCAGAGAGACTACTGAAGTTGATTCTAAGAAACCCAAATTCCGCAGGAGTGGCTACAACTTATTTTTTAGCAAAAAAATAAACTTCTTCTTCGCTGAGCACGCTAGGCTCAAATCTAAGAAGCAG GTTTATCAAGACAAAGGAGTTACGGATGGGGAGAGGTACAGAACTGAGATCATGCTGGAGTACGAATCTGCACATGAGTCTGATGGAGCTTCTGCTTCTGCAGCCGCCACCATGGCTCAGTAG
- the LOC106343367 gene encoding uncharacterized WD repeat-containing protein C2A9.03-like, translated as MSNHQRGDDDAGEYMEEDVDDHDMDDEFRGGDGASDSDVEEFDYSNNKIADTSAEQARKGKDIQGIPWDRLSISRDKYRQTRLLQYKNYENVPNSGQSSEKVCNVTQKGAQFYGFWRNSRSVKSTILHFQLRNLVWATSKHDAYLMSNFLLTHYSSLTSGKKEVLNVRGHVAPSEKHPGSLLEGFTQTQVSTLAVKDDFLVAGGFQGELICKHLDRPGVSFCSRTTYDDNAITNAIEIYNKPSGALHFTASNNDCGVRDFDMERYQLVKDFRFPWPVNHASLSPNGKLLAIVGDNPVGLIVDPNTGKTLETLLGHFDYSFASAWHPDGITFSTGNQDKTCRVWDIRNLSHSVAVLKGNLGAIRSIRYTSDGKYMAMAEPADFVHVYDVSKGYETEQEIDFFGEISGISFSPDTEALFIGVWDRTYGSLLEYHRRRNYTYLDSFL; from the exons ATGTCCAATCACCAAAGAGGAGATGATGATGCTGGGGAGTACATGGAAGAAGATGTAGATGATCATGATATGGATGACGAGTTCCGTGGCGGTGATGGTGCATCAGATTCTGACGTTGAGGAATTTGACTACTCG AATAATAAAATAGCTGACACATCGGCAGAACAAGCTCGGAAAGGGAAAGATATCCAGGGGATTCCTTGGGACAGGCTTAGCATCTCTAGAGATAAATACAGACAAACTAGGTTACTACAGTACAAGAACTATGAAAACGTCCCCAACTCCGGTCAATCATCTGAAAAG GTTTGCAATGTCACACAGAAAGGGGCACAGTTCTATGGCTTCTGGCGTAATTCAAGATCTGTCAAATCTACTATCCTTCATTTCCAG TTGAGGAACTTGGTGTGGGCAACATCCAAGCACGACGCGTATCTTATGTCAAACTTCCTGCTGACGCATTATTCTTCTCTAACGTCTGGAAAGAAGGAAGTTCTCAATGTTCGCGGTCATGTTGCACCATCCGAG AAACATCCTGGAAGTTTGCTGGAAGGGTTTACACAGACTCAAGTGAGCACACTTGCTGTAAAAGACGACTTTCTTGTTGCTGGTGGATTTCAAGGAGAACTTATCTGCAAG CATCTTGATAGACCGGGCGTCAGCTTTTGCTCTCGTACCACTTATGATGATAATGCTATTACCAATGCTATTGAGATCTACAACAAACCCAG TGGTGCCCTTCATTTTACTGCCTCAAATAATGACTGTGGAGTTAGAGATTTTGACATGGAGAGATACCAGCTTGTTAAGGACTTTCGTTTTCCTTGGCCAGTGAAT CATGCATCTTTGAGTCCCAATGGTAAATTACTAGCTATTGTTGGTGACAATCCTGTGGGCCTTATAGTAGACCCCAACACAGGAAAG ACACTGGAAACACTATTAGGACATTTCGACTATTCCTTTGCCTCAGCGTGGCATCCCGACGGAATCACTTTCTCAACTGGAAACCAAGACAAGACCTGCCGTGTATGGGACATCCGCAACCTATCTCACTCCGTTGCTGTCTTGAAGGGTAACCTTGGAGCAATCCGGTCGATCCGCTACACGTCCGATGGAAAATACATGGCCATGGCCGAACCGGCAGACTTTGTGCACGTCTATGACGTCTCAAAGGGGTATGAAACAGAGCAGGAGATCGACTTCTTTGGAGAGATATCTGGAATATCATTCAGCCCTGACACAGAGGCGCTCTTCATTGGGGTATGGGACCGCACTTATGGTAGCCTCCTTGAGTATCATCGGCGCAGAAACTACACCTATCTTGATTCGTTTCTTTGA